Proteins from one Triticum aestivum cultivar Chinese Spring chromosome 7A, IWGSC CS RefSeq v2.1, whole genome shotgun sequence genomic window:
- the LOC123151071 gene encoding kinesin-like protein KIN-1 encodes MSNSNVTVCVRFRPLSHKERKANDKVCFKKLDSESFVFKDERDEDVIFSFDKVFYDDAEQSDVYNFLAVPIVADAVNGINGTIISYGQTGAGKTYSMEGPSILHCNELKTGLVQRVVNGLFECLRTSEDITTWTVKLSMVEIYLEKVRDLLDLSKDNLQIKESKSQGIFIYGATEISIMNSSDALERLSEGIANRAVGETQMNLASSRSHCVYIFSVQHGSTADDKVRAGKIVLVDLAGSEKVEKTGAEGRVLDEAKTINKSLSALGNVINALTTAKPNHVPYRDSKLTRILQDALGGSSRAALLCCCSPSSSNAPESLSTIRFGTRTKLIKTLPKLIPNEVDSVKKPTCYSHDQDDLCGRAPSKAGSSQSEVSDPSLDSYDHDDLRDRILSKLRLSLKEEDVDLLEELFVQEGIIFDPDAAMPDIDLAFQDVASRQIVSLVQTVEELTETVQELTDENEKLRHQLEFAQEIAARAQCATADRSRGALFGFVPAAVLRPFGFVPD; translated from the exons ATGTCCAACTCCAACGTCACAGTGTGTGTGCGATTCAGGCCGCTGAGCCACAAAGAGAGGAAGGCCAATGACAAGGTCTGCTTCAAGAAGTTGGACTCCGAGTCTTTTGTTTTCAAG GATGAGCGGGATGAAGATGTCATATTCAGCTTTGACAAGGTGTTCTATGATGATGCGGAACAGTCTGATGTGTACAATTTCCTTGCAGTGCCCATTGTTGCAG ATGCTGTCAATGGAATAAATGGGACCATAATTTCTTATGGTCAG ACTGGAGCTGGAAAAACATATAGCATGGAG GGGCCAAGCATCTTGCATTGCAATGAGCTGAAAACTGGACTGGTTCAGCGTGTTGTAAATGGTCTTTTTGAATGTTTAAGAACATCAGAAGACATTACTACATGGACTGTGAAATTGTCAATG GTGGAGATATATTTGGAAAAAGTAAG GGACCTTCTTGACTTGTCCAAGGACAACCTACAAATCAAGGAGAGTAAAAGCCAAGGGATTTTTATTTATGGAGCAACAGAG ATATCGATTATGAATAGTTCAGATGCCTTGGAGCGTCTTTCT GAAGGAATTGCCAACAGAGCTGTTGGAGAAACAC AAATGAACCTGGCCAGCAGTAGAAGTCACTGCGTGTACATTTTCTCCGTGCAGCATGGATCCACTGCAGATGATAA GGTAAGGGCCGGGAAGATTGTTCTTGTTGACTTGGCTGGTTCAGAGAAAGTTGAGAAAACTGGTGCTGAAGGGCGAGTTCTTGATGAGGCGAAAACAATCAACAAGTCACTCTCAGCTCTTGGAAATGTTATTAATGCCCTAACTACTG CTAAACCGAATCATGTCCCTTACCGTGACTCGAAGCTTACACGCATACTTCAAGATGCACTG GGTGGCAGCTCAAGAGCTGCATTGCTATGCTGCTGTTCTCCTAGTTCGTCAAACGCACCAGAAAGTCTGTCTACTATTCGCTTTGGAACCAG GACGAAGCTCATAAAGACTCTACCCAAACTGATTCCCAATGAAGTGGACAGCGTCAAGAAGCCCACCTGCTATTCTCATGATCAAGATGATCTGTGTGGCAGAGCACCAAGCAAGGCTGGTAGCAGCCAGTCTGAGGTGTCCGATCCGAGCCTTGATTCTTACGATCATGATGATTTGCGTGACAGGATACTGAGCAAG CTAAGGTTGAGTCTGAAGGAGGAGGACGTGGATCTGCTGGAGGAGCTGTTTGTGCAGGAAGGTATCATCTTCGACCCCGACGCAGCGATGCCGGACATCGACCTGGCGTTCCAAGACGTCGCGAGCCGGCAGATCGTGTCGCTCGTGCAAACAGTGGAGGAGCTCACAGAAACTGTGCAAGAG CTCACTGACGAGAACGAGAAGTTGAGGCATCAGCTCGAGTTCGCGCAGGAGATCGCCGCCCGCGCCCAGTGCGCCACCGCGGACCGGAGCCGTGGTGCCCTCTTTGGTTTCGTGCCGGCGGCCGTCCTCCGCCCCTTTGGGTTCGTTCCAGACTGA